Proteins encoded together in one Lathyrus oleraceus cultivar Zhongwan6 chromosome 5, CAAS_Psat_ZW6_1.0, whole genome shotgun sequence window:
- the LOC127085080 gene encoding uncharacterized protein LOC127085080 encodes MPIHSFNHSLTSYTTVVVVLLLLLLLQTSTPIIKALAENSHVINFQSPHLYPESLAWDPSKQHFLVGSLRHRTISSISDAGIIETLISDSSLPENVTVVGITVDSRNNRVLAVIHAVKPLPPFNALAAYDLKSGNRLFLSPLPTDEEALANDVAVDYNGNAYVTNSIGNYIWKVNVKGEASIFSKLPRFTEHPVDRDTPYSYIGLNGIAYVSSGDYLLVVQSNTGKVFKVDADDGTARQVLLNEDLTRPAGVVFRSDGVVLVVSPQANKLWLLKSNNGWGEGVVYDKIDLESEGYPTSVVSRGRDKMYVLYGYFLEGLLGNLEREGFRIEEIMSPKESEGENVWLYVMIGFGMMYFVYWRFQMGQLVKHMNKKIN; translated from the coding sequence ATGCCAATTCACTCCTTCAATCACTCCCTTACTTCATACACCACCGTCGTCGTCGttctcctcctcctcctcctcctccaAACTTCAACTCCGATAATCAAAGCCCTCGCCGAAAACTCCCACGTCATCAATTTCCAATCACCACACCTCTATCCAGAATCCCTAGCGTGGGACCCTTCAAAACAACACTTCCTCGTCGGATCCCTCCGTCACCGCACCATCTCATCAATCTCCGATGCTGGCATAATCGAAACCCTAATCTCCGATTCCTCTCTCCCCGAAAACGTCACCGTTGTAGGTATAACAGTGGATTCACGCAACAATCGCGTCCTCGCTGTAATCCACGCCGTCAAACCTCTTCCTCCTTTCAACGCTCTCGCCGCCTACGATCTAAAATCCGGCAACCGCCTCTTTCTCTCCCCTCTCCCCACCGATGAAGAAGCCCTCGCAAACGACGTCGCTGTTGATTACAACGGCAACGCTTACGTCACGAACTCCATCGGCAACTACATCTGGAAAGTCAACGTGAAAGGAGAAGCTTCAATCTTCTCAAAATTGCCGAGGTTCACCGAACATCCGGTGGACCGCGACACACCATATAGTTACATCGGGCTCAACGGTATTGCTTACGTCAGCAGCGGGGATTATCTCTTGGTGGTGCAATCCAATACAGGTAAGGTTTTCAAGGTTGATGCGGACGACGGTACAGCCAGGCAGGTACTTCTCAACGAGGATCTCACGCGTCCTGCTGGCGTCGTTTTTAGAAGTGACGGTGTCGTATTGGTGGTTTCACCGCAAGCGAATAAGTTGTGGCTTCTGAAGAGTAATAATGGATGGGGGGAGGGTGTGGTTTATGACAAAATTGACCTTGAGAGTGAAGGGTACCCTACTTCGGTTGTTTCGAGAGGGAGGGATAAGATGTATGTGTTGTATGGGTATTTTTTGGAGGGTCTTTTGGGGAATTTAGAGAGGGAGGGTTTTAGAATTGAGGAGATTATGTCACCAAAGGAGAGTGAGGGAGAGAATGTTTGGCTTTATGTGATGATTGGATTTGGCATGATGTATTTTGTGTATTGGAGGTTTCAGATGGGTCAGCTTGTGAAGCATATGAACAAAAAGATCAATTGA